Proteins encoded by one window of Chromatiales bacterium:
- a CDS encoding Ig-like domain-containing protein: MALSLLAGPITLTYKGQPVVPVSSKATMWADEVGFVFGANTVDGYLGGLVAGLDGVARHRGSSHGDVFAAIVHNLSDKTLALWLSNATEYDSADPFVFAGQGVSYPVDWQGPFAIVKDRWLSCLNQTLYFIPLHTAAAAVSEVALPVHLNQYGWITPGRFRNSMMIAGQSGVGFEYDWVEKSFFGFTRQFGITCSDGVFYSKRLGVWLTFSRATGPTRTEMRIWADEVVPVNASDPVAGGNVEKGRPVTMQSTLTGAHGDPCIGFPVNWSIVAGQGFINPTQSVSNENGTAETTLILGAQASGNIQIQADWVF, encoded by the coding sequence ATGGCACTTAGTTTACTGGCCGGTCCGATCACCCTTACTTACAAGGGTCAGCCTGTCGTCCCTGTGTCGAGCAAAGCCACCATGTGGGCCGACGAGGTCGGTTTTGTTTTCGGGGCAAATACAGTCGACGGTTACCTTGGGGGCCTGGTGGCAGGGCTAGACGGCGTTGCGCGGCACCGTGGCAGTTCGCATGGGGACGTGTTTGCGGCGATCGTTCACAATCTATCAGATAAGACGCTCGCGCTATGGTTATCAAACGCCACTGAATACGACAGCGCCGATCCGTTCGTTTTCGCAGGGCAAGGGGTGTCGTACCCTGTCGACTGGCAAGGACCGTTCGCGATCGTCAAAGACCGCTGGTTGAGCTGTCTGAATCAGACCCTATACTTCATCCCACTGCACACCGCCGCCGCCGCAGTGAGCGAAGTCGCGTTGCCTGTGCATCTGAATCAGTACGGGTGGATTACTCCGGGCAGGTTTCGCAACTCGATGATGATCGCCGGGCAATCCGGGGTGGGCTTTGAATACGATTGGGTTGAAAAGTCATTTTTCGGATTCACTCGTCAATTCGGAATTACTTGCAGTGATGGCGTTTTCTATTCAAAACGACTTGGCGTCTGGTTGACTTTTTCGAGAGCTACCGGGCCGACTCGAACCGAAATGCGAATTTGGGCCGATGAAGTTGTGCCTGTGAATGCTTCCGACCCGGTTGCAGGCGGGAACGTTGAGAAGGGGCGTCCAGTCACCATGCAATCGACTTTGACCGGCGCGCATGGTGATCCCTGCATAGGGTTTCCGGTAAATTGGTCGATCGTTGCTGGCCAGGGTTTCATCAACCCGACCCAATCCGTGAGCAATGAAAACGGGACCGCCGAAACCACTTTGATACTCGGGGCTCAGGCGAGCGGCAATATTCAAATTCAAGCAGACTGGGTGTTTTGA
- a CDS encoding tape measure protein, whose amino-acid sequence MIDRKEIELLIRAQLKGKQDLTTITKSIRDLELAITEQAAAAKRGESSIDDLKATLLGLQQVQDRLASNADLIGRFQRQSDAIGKTAERVERTAKAYEEYQKKLAAADSVTEKQQDRLVKLSVAAERAQTAFDRQKGNIEKLASALREAGVATDDLAGAETRVRDIAAQIGVAIGTAQQAIATYATDVRSARDALREKEQVEKDAIKTARQFAEAEDRAADAERRRAENAAEVDRILSERKARSAAQGNEFQALAEESARARTLAELKADIIARSEEQLKIEKELAKTDALGKTADEAVTAARAYGTLGRASDDLRNKGASLRDTIAGIVNPAQGARRSIEGIEQELAQLATGIRLIDGPVQEANGKFTALAAVSRELGKQATLVDGFRNQVAALRAARAEYVKARDDVRKFADQVRQGGVEGEQATAKLASASARAKVAGQALRQQVEAARASRQALADVGLETNNLAASEKRLTDAARSATSSVESLSRAVNQYGRATEDASKKVRLFGDGGRTTLSLLQRIRGEILALAASYVGLYGAVQLAGDAIQAASAREGIKNQLSLSVGNNREAIDAEYAYVKAQSDRIGIEFETAAQGYTKFAAAAALAGRKRTEIRYIWEAFAEVGRVANLSAADMQGVFKAIEQITSKGKIQAEELRGQLGDRLFGAFQVAAKALEDQFPNLDKAMERGEVSANQLIAIALKYREIVGAQLPAAINSTSAAQARFANAVLDFKLAIADSGWLETYTETIGKLTEFLRSDDGQRTAQNISRAFEAFGSLVIFLLDNLEAVKVAAGGAGLALGSIIAATTIRSIGTLVTGLKALRLWAVQAGGALGAFSAQWPILATVVKGAIGVIGSAFLGWQIGTWANEQFAIVRKGAVLLVTGLDEGWTRISYGARILFADLGEFARRGFATMVTAASNGLKGILGTFRDGLLALGNTEAAEGLGRIIDGLTVSFDVQGSKAGELRKQMERDLAQIRAIRKDMLADAEKSLSEAGKSTKRAVNQLGQPTPFPGITPGGKPPAATEKDITARRNLIEEITRSLETLDAKIDRSSNQTLANQLEAVDLQYAALARKIEKVGGDTGKAFMTRLAESTGELKVQITDKFNRDLVRAQEELQNKLEDGEALAGKRSKFELDKRLDAVAKSYADNYRKIADLRETLLRNDLDTTPADLQRDRLDGLVLELQNIERIKFAKEELNRLDGQAIDLIDLRRERIEAVRSALEAGFIDDKAAAEQINRIHAEAIPNIVAAAEATKAWAIAHSAIFKSPEDMDLYIARLDTIINRARTVQTEYTTLEKVAIRSATNAANEGIEKMVDAFADVVSGQKGVVSGFEAIRQSTIGLFKQFFKDIVVAIAKMAFFNALKRSSIPFVSDIGQAGLASVGVFHSGGIVGAGPSRTRVVPSALFANAPRYHSGGFVGLRPDEYAAILRKNEEVLSESNPRNIRNIGAVPEKRGSGQPVVQGPLQVQLHPDAMRMTLRDWFEGELTRSLATR is encoded by the coding sequence GTGATTGATCGCAAAGAAATCGAACTTCTAATTCGTGCCCAGCTCAAGGGCAAGCAAGACCTTACGACAATCACGAAGTCGATTCGGGATCTCGAACTTGCCATTACCGAGCAGGCCGCGGCAGCAAAACGTGGCGAATCGTCGATCGACGATCTCAAAGCTACTTTGCTCGGGCTCCAACAGGTCCAGGATCGCCTCGCGTCGAATGCCGACCTGATAGGCCGTTTCCAGCGGCAGTCCGATGCGATCGGAAAAACGGCCGAACGGGTCGAACGCACGGCGAAGGCGTACGAGGAATACCAGAAGAAGCTCGCCGCCGCCGATTCGGTGACGGAGAAGCAACAGGATCGGCTCGTCAAGCTGTCTGTCGCCGCAGAGCGTGCACAGACCGCATTTGACCGGCAGAAGGGCAATATCGAGAAACTGGCGTCCGCCCTGCGGGAAGCCGGGGTCGCGACCGACGATCTTGCAGGCGCCGAAACCCGAGTACGCGACATCGCGGCGCAGATCGGCGTGGCGATCGGCACTGCCCAGCAAGCCATTGCAACCTATGCGACCGACGTGCGGTCCGCTCGCGATGCGCTGCGCGAGAAAGAGCAAGTCGAGAAGGACGCAATCAAGACCGCGCGCCAGTTTGCCGAGGCCGAGGATCGAGCCGCGGACGCCGAGCGTCGACGTGCCGAGAACGCCGCCGAGGTCGACCGCATCCTGTCGGAGCGGAAGGCCCGATCGGCAGCGCAAGGGAACGAGTTCCAAGCCCTGGCCGAAGAGTCGGCCCGAGCCCGCACCCTGGCTGAATTGAAAGCCGACATCATCGCTCGATCTGAAGAGCAGTTGAAGATCGAGAAAGAGCTGGCGAAGACCGATGCCCTCGGGAAGACCGCGGACGAAGCCGTTACGGCAGCTCGGGCTTACGGCACGCTGGGCAGGGCGTCCGACGATCTGCGCAACAAGGGGGCATCGCTGCGCGATACGATCGCCGGCATCGTCAACCCGGCTCAAGGTGCGCGCCGTTCAATCGAAGGGATCGAGCAAGAGCTGGCCCAGCTCGCGACCGGCATCCGCTTGATCGACGGCCCGGTTCAGGAAGCCAACGGCAAATTCACCGCCCTGGCCGCAGTCAGCCGGGAGCTAGGCAAGCAAGCCACCCTGGTCGACGGATTCCGGAACCAGGTGGCCGCATTGCGCGCCGCTCGTGCCGAGTACGTCAAGGCTCGCGATGATGTGCGCAAGTTCGCCGACCAAGTGCGCCAGGGTGGCGTCGAGGGTGAGCAGGCGACAGCGAAACTCGCATCCGCATCCGCCCGAGCAAAGGTCGCCGGGCAAGCCCTCCGTCAACAGGTTGAGGCGGCCCGTGCCAGCCGACAAGCCCTGGCCGACGTCGGTCTTGAAACGAACAACCTGGCAGCGTCCGAAAAGCGTCTGACCGATGCCGCTCGATCCGCCACGTCTTCGGTCGAGAGTCTGTCGCGTGCGGTGAATCAGTACGGCCGGGCAACGGAGGATGCGAGCAAGAAAGTTCGTTTGTTCGGCGACGGCGGTCGGACGACCCTTTCCCTGTTGCAACGGATTCGAGGCGAGATCCTGGCTCTTGCGGCAAGCTATGTCGGCTTGTACGGCGCCGTCCAGCTCGCGGGCGACGCGATCCAAGCGGCTTCGGCTCGCGAGGGGATCAAGAATCAGTTGTCCCTGTCGGTCGGGAACAACCGCGAGGCGATCGACGCCGAATACGCCTACGTCAAGGCGCAGTCAGACCGTATCGGAATTGAGTTCGAAACGGCGGCACAGGGTTACACGAAGTTCGCTGCCGCCGCCGCCCTGGCCGGTCGAAAACGCACGGAAATTCGCTACATTTGGGAAGCCTTCGCCGAAGTTGGACGGGTTGCCAATCTTAGCGCCGCCGACATGCAGGGCGTTTTCAAGGCAATCGAGCAGATCACTTCGAAAGGAAAGATCCAGGCCGAAGAACTTCGGGGACAGCTCGGCGACCGGCTCTTCGGCGCCTTCCAGGTGGCCGCAAAGGCACTTGAGGACCAGTTCCCGAATCTCGATAAGGCGATGGAGCGGGGCGAAGTTTCCGCGAATCAGCTCATCGCGATTGCCCTCAAGTACCGCGAGATCGTCGGCGCCCAGCTTCCCGCGGCAATCAACAGCACGTCGGCCGCGCAAGCGCGGTTTGCGAACGCCGTTCTTGATTTCAAGCTGGCCATTGCCGACTCGGGCTGGCTGGAAACCTACACCGAGACGATCGGCAAGCTGACCGAGTTTCTGCGAAGCGATGACGGACAGCGCACGGCGCAGAACATTTCAAGGGCGTTCGAGGCGTTCGGTAGCTTGGTGATCTTCCTGCTGGACAACCTGGAAGCCGTGAAAGTTGCGGCCGGCGGAGCGGGCCTGGCACTAGGTTCGATCATCGCTGCTACGACTATCCGTTCGATCGGAACCCTCGTGACCGGCCTCAAGGCTCTCCGTTTGTGGGCCGTACAGGCAGGGGGTGCACTCGGGGCGTTCTCCGCTCAATGGCCGATCTTGGCGACCGTGGTCAAAGGGGCGATCGGGGTCATCGGTTCGGCGTTCCTCGGCTGGCAGATTGGCACATGGGCAAATGAGCAGTTCGCCATCGTGCGGAAGGGCGCCGTCCTGCTGGTGACGGGGCTCGATGAGGGCTGGACGCGGATCAGCTACGGTGCACGAATCCTGTTCGCCGACCTGGGCGAGTTCGCTCGCCGCGGGTTTGCAACGATGGTGACGGCTGCATCGAACGGGCTGAAAGGCATTCTTGGCACGTTCCGCGATGGCCTGCTGGCTCTCGGCAACACGGAAGCCGCGGAAGGGCTCGGCCGGATCATCGACGGGTTGACGGTGAGCTTCGACGTTCAGGGGAGCAAGGCCGGCGAGCTGCGTAAACAGATGGAGCGCGACCTTGCGCAGATCCGGGCCATCCGAAAGGACATGCTCGCGGATGCTGAAAAGTCACTTTCCGAAGCTGGCAAGTCGACGAAGCGGGCCGTCAACCAGCTTGGCCAGCCGACCCCGTTCCCCGGCATCACCCCCGGAGGGAAACCCCCCGCTGCGACAGAAAAGGACATCACCGCTCGCCGGAATTTGATCGAAGAGATTACCCGTTCCCTGGAAACCCTTGATGCAAAAATCGACCGGAGTTCGAATCAAACTCTTGCGAACCAGCTTGAAGCGGTGGATCTTCAATATGCCGCTTTGGCGCGCAAGATCGAGAAGGTGGGTGGGGATACCGGCAAAGCGTTCATGACGCGCTTGGCCGAGTCGACGGGTGAATTGAAGGTCCAGATCACGGACAAATTCAATCGAGACTTGGTACGTGCGCAAGAAGAGCTGCAAAACAAGTTGGAGGACGGCGAAGCCCTGGCCGGCAAGCGTAGCAAGTTCGAGCTGGACAAGCGACTAGATGCAGTCGCCAAGTCGTACGCCGACAACTACCGGAAGATCGCGGATCTCCGGGAAACCCTGTTGCGCAACGACCTGGACACGACGCCCGCCGATCTTCAGCGGGATCGCCTGGACGGCCTCGTCCTTGAATTGCAGAACATCGAGCGGATCAAGTTCGCCAAGGAAGAATTGAATCGACTCGACGGGCAGGCCATTGACTTGATCGATCTGCGCCGCGAGCGTATCGAAGCGGTGCGATCCGCTCTCGAAGCGGGCTTCATCGACGACAAGGCGGCGGCCGAGCAGATCAATCGAATTCACGCCGAAGCGATCCCGAACATCGTTGCTGCCGCCGAGGCTACGAAGGCATGGGCTATCGCTCATTCCGCGATCTTCAAGAGTCCCGAGGACATGGATCTCTACATCGCGCGGCTCGACACGATCATCAATCGGGCTCGAACGGTGCAGACCGAGTACACGACGCTGGAGAAGGTGGCGATCCGCTCGGCGACAAACGCTGCGAACGAAGGTATCGAGAAGATGGTAGACGCCTTCGCCGACGTGGTGAGTGGGCAGAAAGGCGTCGTGAGTGGTTTCGAAGCAATCCGCCAATCGACGATCGGGCTGTTCAAACAGTTCTTCAAGGATATCGTCGTCGCGATTGCCAAAATGGCTTTTTTCAATGCCCTCAAGCGTTCGTCGATCCCGTTTGTTTCAGACATCGGGCAGGCGGGCCTGGCGAGCGTCGGTGTCTTTCACTCGGGCGGCATCGTCGGCGCCGGCCCAAGTCGTACTCGGGTCGTGCCTTCCGCCCTGTTTGCGAATGCACCGCGGTATCACTCGGGCGGATTCGTGGGCCTGCGACCCGACGAGTACGCGGCAATCCTGCGCAAGAATGAAGAAGTCCTTTCGGAAAGCAACCCGAGGAACATCCGGAACATCGGGGCAGTTCCGGAGAAGCGCGGAAGTGGTCAGCCGGTCGTGCAGGGGCCGCTTCAAGTCCAACTCCACCCCGACGCTATGCGCATGACCCTGCGCGACTGGTTCGAAGGTGAGCTTACCCGTTCCCTGGCTACCCGATGA